Genomic DNA from Mesorhizobium sp. 131-2-1:
AAGGGCGCGGCCGGGATCGGACGCTGGTGCTCAACTGGCGTGAAGCCGGGCAGAAGCAGCTCGAAGCACCGGCCAAGACCGGCTTCGGCACCAAGCTGATAGACCTCAACGTCACGCGCGAATTGCGCGGCACGATCAAGCGCGATTTTCGCGCCGAGGGGCTGGAGGTGAAAATCAGGATCCCGCTGGCGGGGTGAAATGATCGTGCCCCGCTCGCTCTGAACGATCACTTTCAGGCGGCACAGACAAACGGAGACCGGACGAGCCGGCCTCCGTTCCTATTGCGCCTGATCCGAAGCGATCAGCAGCGGGCCGTGTAGAGACGGCCGCGATTGTCGCGATACTGGCAATAGCCATTGCGCAGGTTGCGGACCAGCAGACCCGAGCCGGCGCCAACGGCCGCGCCGATCAGCGCGCCCTTGGTGCCGCCGATCAGGCCACCGGCGACAGCGCCGACACCGGCGCCAACGCCAACGTCCCGCTCGGTCGTGCTGCAGCCGCTGACAGCGACAACCGCAACCATGGCAATAATCATCTTCCGCATAGAGTCACCTCTCCTTTGTCCTCACTTTAGGAGGCTACAACCGCCATTTAACATGAAACAACGGCCTTTGCCCGCTCGATTTTATTGTTGATCAAGATAGGATTTTTCGGGGCGCGCACTGTTGTTGGAGGCGAGGACGAGGCTGGAGACCTGCAAGGACGCGTCGAGCCTGCCGTCCGGACGCACGTTCCAGACGACCTGGTCGTAATCGTCCTCCAGGGCCGGATCGACGGCGAGGCACTCGGCAACGACATGAGGAGCCTGGTCCTGAACGTCGGCCATGGCGAAAGGCCGCTCGGCGGTGCATTGCTCAGCTGTCTCGAAGACGCTGACGGGCACCGACAATTCGCGGCATTCGGTCATGGAGCTGGAGCAGCCGATGACCAGCAGCAAGGCTGCAATATGTTCCATGGCGAGAATCCTCTCACCATAAAAACGGACCAAAACGGGCAAAGTTCCTGCGCAGGCGATGCAGTGCTCTAATATTTTGGCGGTCAGGCGCGCAACAGCGGATCGCGGACGTCAGTTGAACTGCATCGCCAATGTCAGCGCGATGGCCGCGACCAGGACAACGGCGATAAGCCGAAGCACCGGATGGCTGGCGCGGGCTGGGGTCGAAGGCGGAGCTTCGGCATCCTGGAAACCGCTCATCGAGACGCGGGCGGCCTGCTCCAGCCTGTTCATGTCGGCAACCATCAAGACCATTCCTCCCCCGTCACGCCGGACCAGACGGTGGCCTCGGGCCATCGCCAGGTTTCAGCGTCATCTGGGAAGAACAGCATCGGACTTTATGGTGAACAGCCGGTTAAGGATGCTGTCCGCGCGCCACCGCGCCGTCTTCGGCGCGCCTGTGTCAGTCCGTTTCGAAATTGCCCCTGGGAATGACGAGGTCATACTCGAGACGATCTTCCGTGATCTCGAGCGTCGCCGTGCCGTTCAGCGACGTCGGCACGACACGCTCCAGGGCGACGCTGCCAAAGCGCTTCTCGTTGCGCCTGATCTCGCGGCCGCCGATGGCTTCGGCCCAGGTCAGCGACAGAGCAGGTTCGCCGTTGGCGGCAGATGTCAGTCTGGCCTTCACCTCGACATGGCCGTTCGGCCGCGACAAAGCGCCGTAGCTCACCGAATTGACGGCGAGCTCATGCATGGCGAGACCGACATGCAAGGCGGCGTTCGGATTGAGATAGGGGTTTGCCCCGTGGAAGCGCACGCTGCGCCTGGGGTCGGCGGCGTAGCGGCCGACCTGGCCGGAAACGAGCTCGTGAAGCTCCGCCCCCCGCCAATTGGAAGATGTCACCAGATCCTGCGAGGCGGCCAATGACTGCAGCCGGCCGCGGAAGCGGGTCAGGAAATCACCAGACGTCCCGGAATAGCGGCTGGTCTGGGTGGCGATGCTCTGGATGATGGCGAGCAGGTTCTTCGAACGGTGGCTGACCTCGCGCAGCAGCGTCTTCAGCGTCTGCTCGCGGCGTTTCTGCTCGGTGGTCTCGACCATGGTGGTGACGACGCCCTGCACCTCACCGCCCTCACCGTGATCGGCGTCGATCCAGACCTGGAACCAGCGTACGCCGTCCTCGGCGGGCACGCCGAGCTCGAGCCGTTCAGGATTGCCGGAGGCTATGACGCTGCGCTTGGCGGCGCCGATACGCTCGGCCTGCGCCGGCGGCAGGATGCCGTTGCTGTCGGCCGTGTCCGCGACCCATGGAGCGCGCATGTTGCGCGCCCAGACCGTCTTCATGTCGCGGTCCTCGTAGAGCACCGAAATGCCGGCATTGTGCAGCGCGTGGAGAAGAGCCCGGCCAAGCTGCTTTCCGCTTTCGACCGACTGCAGGGCGATGATTTCTTCGCCCTGCCTGCTTTCATTCATGTCTGCGGCCTTGGAACGCATCGATCGCTTGCCACCGAACCCAGGCTGCAAGGCTCATTGCAAAATGAGTTCCTTAATGAGGGCTCCAAATGCGGTCCGCCGAGCGGCATCTCGTTGGAGGATACCGCCCGGCGGTGGCTGGAAACCGTTTGAGGGGTGCGGCTTCCAGTGTTCGGTCGAGCCTCGCCCTCACGCCCGCTTGAACAGGCCGGCAACGAGCGAGATGATCAGGAAGGCGAGGAAGATGAAGAACAGTATCTGCGCGATGCCGGCCGAGGTGCCAGCGATGCCGCCGAAACCAAGCGCACCGGCGATGATCGCCACGACAAGAAATACGAGCGCCCAGTAAAGCATGATCCGTCTCCTTCCAATGCTGCGGTAAAACGTGGTCGGTTGGTGTTTGTTCCACCATTTGCCGAAAAAGACGACCCCTGGAAGTGGCCGGAACGCGATTTCCCGAGCCTTGCCGCCGCGCTCTCGGCGAGCGCGCCGGCAGGCGTCTTTGATAGGGATGGGTGCCGGATCGGCGCCGGTGCTAAGCCGCCGCCTTCGCCTGCCGATCGAAGAACAGCGCCTGGCTGATCAGCGCCTTGACCATGTCCGGGTTGAACGGCTTGGTCACCAGGAAGGCCGGTTCCGGCCGCTCACCGGTCAGCAGGCGTTCGGGAAAGGCGGTGATGAAGATCACCGGCACCGGCGTGGAGGACAGGATCTCGTTCACGGCCTCAATGCCCGAGCTGCCGTCGGCAAGCTGGATGTCGGCGAGCACCATCTTCGGCCTGGTCTTGCCGAAAATCGCCACCGCCTCGGCATGGGTGCGCGCGGTGCCGACGACGCGATGACCAAGGCTCTCGACCATTTCCTCGATGTCCATGGCGATCAGCGGCTCATCCTCGATGATCAGCACGTCGGTCGCCACCTGGCGGGAGATCTCGTTGCTCGCCTGGGCAAGCAGGTCGGAGAATTCCTGCTCGTCGGCATCCAGGATCTCGGCCGCCTCGTCTTCGCTGAAGCCTTCGACGGCGACGAGCAGGAAGGCCTGCCGTGGACGCGGGGCGATCGCGTTGAGATTGGCGGCGGCCCGTTGTTCCCATGCCGACTGGGCGTGCTCCTGCGGAACCCGGATGGCTATCGACGTGAAGAGCCTGGCGAAGACCTTGTAGAGCGCGATGCGGTCGTTCGACGCCTGGGGAAAGATGTCGACATCGGAGATGATGGCCTCAAGCATCGCGGCGACCAGTGCGTCGCCGCTCTCCTGCGA
This window encodes:
- a CDS encoding YMGG-like glycine zipper-containing protein encodes the protein MRKMIIAMVAVVAVSGCSTTERDVGVGAGVGAVAGGLIGGTKGALIGAAVGAGSGLLVRNLRNGYCQYRDNRGRLYTARC
- a CDS encoding DUF1328 domain-containing protein translates to MLYWALVFLVVAIIAGALGFGGIAGTSAGIAQILFFIFLAFLIISLVAGLFKRA
- a CDS encoding response regulator, producing the protein MSLSATIAPHLPFLRRFSRAVSGSQESGDALVAAMLEAIISDVDIFPQASNDRIALYKVFARLFTSIAIRVPQEHAQSAWEQRAAANLNAIAPRPRQAFLLVAVEGFSEDEAAEILDADEQEFSDLLAQASNEISRQVATDVLIIEDEPLIAMDIEEMVESLGHRVVGTARTHAEAVAIFGKTRPKMVLADIQLADGSSGIEAVNEILSSTPVPVIFITAFPERLLTGERPEPAFLVTKPFNPDMVKALISQALFFDRQAKAAA
- a CDS encoding sensor histidine kinase, whose translation is MRSKAADMNESRQGEEIIALQSVESGKQLGRALLHALHNAGISVLYEDRDMKTVWARNMRAPWVADTADSNGILPPAQAERIGAAKRSVIASGNPERLELGVPAEDGVRWFQVWIDADHGEGGEVQGVVTTMVETTEQKRREQTLKTLLREVSHRSKNLLAIIQSIATQTSRYSGTSGDFLTRFRGRLQSLAASQDLVTSSNWRGAELHELVSGQVGRYAADPRRSVRFHGANPYLNPNAALHVGLAMHELAVNSVSYGALSRPNGHVEVKARLTSAANGEPALSLTWAEAIGGREIRRNEKRFGSVALERVVPTSLNGTATLEITEDRLEYDLVIPRGNFETD